One window of the Halobacillus litoralis genome contains the following:
- the thiT gene encoding energy-coupled thiamine transporter ThiT, translating to MRNRRVLFLVEIAIFSALALLLDILPFLSFKLWAQGGSISLAMVPVFIMAFRWGIKGGMATGVLLGIYQILTGAYIITPVQTILDYIIAFAVIGVAGFVAKPLWKAIKAKESKALVGWIVFGCFVGSLLRFIGHFTAGIVFYGEFAPEGQPVWLYSLVYNGGYMLPAFILSSIVVSLLFVQRPKLLMH from the coding sequence ATGAGGAATCGTCGTGTTTTATTTTTAGTAGAAATTGCTATTTTTTCAGCATTAGCGTTGTTGTTGGATATTTTACCTTTTCTATCTTTCAAATTATGGGCGCAAGGGGGTTCTATTTCCCTTGCAATGGTGCCTGTGTTCATCATGGCATTCAGGTGGGGAATCAAAGGCGGCATGGCCACAGGCGTCTTATTAGGAATCTATCAAATCTTAACAGGAGCCTATATCATCACGCCGGTACAGACGATTTTAGATTATATCATTGCCTTTGCTGTCATCGGGGTAGCGGGATTTGTTGCCAAACCATTATGGAAAGCGATTAAAGCCAAAGAGTCGAAAGCATTGGTTGGCTGGATCGTTTTTGGGTGCTTCGTCGGAAGTTTGTTACGCTTTATCGGTCACTTTACTGCCGGGATTGTTTTTTACGGGGAATTTGCCCCGGAAGGACAGCCGGTGTGGCTCTACTCACTCGTCTATAACGGGGGATATATGTTGCCTGCTTTTATTTTGAGTAGTATTGTGGTCAGTCTGTTATTCGTGCAGCGTCCTAAATTATTGATGCATTAA
- a CDS encoding alpha/beta hydrolase encodes MEQSIVMNGAEDIRFEGNEVGILLCHGFTGTTQSMRPLAEAYAREGYTVHCPRLKGHGTTPEDMESTSYKEWIRSVDEAYQWLTERCSTVFVAGLSMGGALALYIASQYEAVKGVIPINAAIQIPAFESSISSEERFLDAIGSDIKDQGSHELAYDRTPVKSIEELVRLMDQVKERLDAIHCPIMIFVSDEDHVVPPNNSEVVFDSVFSEHKEIIHLENSYHVATLDYDQDLIIERSLEFFQMYTNTKG; translated from the coding sequence ATGGAACAAAGTATCGTGATGAATGGAGCGGAAGACATACGGTTTGAAGGGAATGAGGTGGGCATTCTGCTTTGCCACGGGTTTACAGGCACGACTCAGAGTATGAGGCCATTAGCGGAAGCCTATGCGAGAGAAGGCTACACCGTTCATTGTCCTCGTTTAAAAGGTCATGGGACCACCCCTGAGGATATGGAATCTACTTCTTATAAGGAGTGGATCCGCTCTGTGGATGAAGCATACCAGTGGTTGACTGAGAGGTGTTCCACTGTTTTCGTTGCCGGATTATCGATGGGTGGTGCGCTTGCCTTGTATATAGCAAGTCAGTATGAAGCAGTCAAAGGGGTCATTCCCATTAACGCCGCCATCCAAATCCCGGCCTTTGAAAGCAGTATTTCATCGGAAGAGCGGTTTTTGGATGCCATCGGTTCGGATATTAAAGACCAGGGGAGTCATGAACTCGCCTATGATCGCACCCCGGTTAAATCGATTGAAGAGCTTGTCCGTCTGATGGATCAAGTAAAAGAGCGACTTGATGCTATACATTGTCCCATCATGATTTTCGTTTCAGATGAAGACCATGTCGTACCACCGAATAATTCAGAAGTGGTCTTTGATTCCGTCTTTTCGGAGCATAAAGAAATCATTCACTTAGAAAACAGTTACCATGTTGCGACACTGGATTACGACCAGGATTTAATCATAGAAAGAAGCCTCGAATTTTTCCAGATGTACACGAATACTAAAGGCTGA
- a CDS encoding SDR family oxidoreductase, which produces MSQTVLITGSSSGFGYHTTIKCAEKGFKVIATMRNMEKASVFEDGTLAPEVRNLIEVWPLDVTDIDSIKRFEQQLESLDRLDVLVNNAGFAIGGFLEQVPLEAYRRQFETNVFGVIGVTKAVLPLMRRQGRGKIFNVSSVSGLIGFPGLSAYVASKHALEGLSESLRFEVRPFGIDVALIEPGSYQTNIWSSGMELPDTVHDPDSPYSDYTKGLWSALNEESHEKPGKVADFMADLMQKEQLSKLRYPIGSGVRMNVFMKRILPWRWLERTVLKKILGTEKSEGEKRYGTKYRDEWSGRHTV; this is translated from the coding sequence ATCTTCCAGTGGGTTCGGTTACCATACCACTATTAAATGTGCAGAAAAAGGATTTAAGGTCATCGCGACGATGAGGAATATGGAGAAAGCCTCTGTATTTGAAGATGGGACCCTGGCCCCTGAAGTCAGAAACCTGATTGAGGTCTGGCCGTTAGATGTAACGGACATAGATTCTATAAAGCGATTTGAACAACAACTGGAGAGCTTGGACAGGCTGGACGTACTCGTGAACAATGCGGGCTTTGCGATTGGCGGTTTCCTCGAACAAGTACCTCTGGAAGCTTACCGACGCCAATTTGAAACGAATGTATTCGGGGTGATCGGTGTCACCAAAGCTGTGCTCCCTTTGATGAGGAGACAAGGACGGGGGAAAATCTTTAACGTAAGCAGTGTCAGTGGACTGATCGGCTTCCCCGGCCTCTCCGCCTATGTAGCATCTAAACATGCACTCGAAGGACTATCCGAAAGTCTACGCTTTGAAGTCCGGCCTTTTGGTATTGATGTCGCATTGATTGAACCAGGTTCTTATCAGACGAACATCTGGTCCTCTGGCATGGAATTGCCTGACACTGTCCATGATCCTGATTCGCCATATTCAGACTACACGAAAGGCCTCTGGAGTGCTTTGAATGAAGAATCCCATGAAAAGCCGGGGAAGGTAGCTGATTTTATGGCAGACCTTATGCAAAAGGAGCAGCTGTCTAAACTCCGTTATCCGATTGGATCCGGGGTAAGGATGAATGTGTTTATGAAACGAATCCTTCCGTGGCGGTGGTTGGAGAGAACAGTGTTGAAAAAAATACTTGGAACCGAAAAATCAGAAGGAGAGAAGAGATATGGAACAAAGTATCGTGATGAATGGAGCGGAAGACATACGGTTTGA